In the genome of Pontibacter actiniarum, the window TTGCCCACCTGCAGCGTGTAGAGGTTAGCTTTGAGGATATTACGCGCGGCCCTGTCCAGCTTGTTAACGTTGGTGACAGAGTATACCCCGAGGGCTAATAACACCACCAGAATAGTCAGGTAGCCAAGCGTAACTTTTGTTTTTAACTTCATGAAAGTATAAATAATGTTTTAAAGCTACTGAGATATTCGATGCCGCTTAAACACTCACCAGGAAAATGTCCAGGTCTATCCCGGCATCTGAAACGGCACGGATGATACGGCGGGTCTGGCTGATCTTAAACCAGTCGCTGAAAGACTTTCGCCCGGTTACGCCGCAGATAAGCAGGGTAGCTTGTTTGTCCTGCGCCACCTGTAGTATCTCCTGTGCCACGTGGCGGCCTTTCAGCCGGATGATCTGCCCGCCCAGCTGGGTAGCCAGCTGCAGGTTATTGATCAGGTGGCGCTGCTTAGCCAGGCCAACGGTATCCGTGTTTTCCTGCTCCGTCTGCACGTACACCACATACCACTTGGCCCGGAAGCGGTCTGCCATGCGCGAGGCTTTTCGGATAATCTCTTTTGCCGCTTTCTCATTGGTGTTGATGCAAGCCACCAGCTTGTCCAAGTTTTTGCGTGAGGCCATGGCCACTTCCAGATCAATGCGCTGCATCAGGTGGTTGGATACTTCGCGCAGGGCCAGCTCGCGCAGCTGCAGCAGGTTCTCCTTCTGAAAAAAGTTTTTCAGGGCCGCCTCCACCTTTACCTTATCGTAGATCTTCCCCTCCTTCAGCCTGTCCAGCAGCTCCTCTATCGTGAGGTCGATGTTGACAATATCGTCAGCGGCTTTCACCACCTTGTCCGGCACCCGCTCCGACACCTCCACCCCTGTAATCTTTTCGATCTGATAGTTCAGGCTCTCGATATGCTGGATGTTTACGGCGCTGATCACGCTGATACCAGCCTGTATCAGCTGCTCCACATCCTGCCAGCGCTTTTCGTTTACAGAACCCGGCACATTGGTATGCGCCAGCTCATCTACGATCACGACCTCTGGCCTGCGCTGCAGCACCGCCTGCAGGTCCAGCTCCTCCAGCATGCGGCCTTTGTAAAAGATAGACTTGCGCTTCATCACAGGCAGGCCTTCCAGCTGCGCCTCGGTTCCAGCTCTGCCATGCGTCTCCACATAGCCAATCAGCACATCTACCCCGTGGGCCTGTAGTTCCCGGGCCTCCTGCAGCATGCGGTATGTTTTTCCGACGCCAGCCGCCAAGCCGATGTACAGCTTAAAGCGCCCCTTCTTCGACTCCTGCAGCAGCCGCAGAAAGCGATCTGCAGATTTACTGTTATCCTCTTCTTCCTTTGAGTTCATGTTTTTCAAGCTTACATGGAGCAGGCATGCAGTTAGCACTACCTGCCTGCTCCTTCTAGAACTTCAGCGCAAAAGAGGTTACCAACAGCAGATTATTGTCTTTTATGCCTTCATCGCCGGCAAATATCCTGTCTTTGGAGTCGTAGCCGCGTGCCTCCACCCGCCACAGAAAGTTGGGAGCCGGAGCATAATCGAAGTTCAGCGAGGCGCTGGAGGTCTGGAAACCGTTGGGGCTTTGCGTGGAGATGATGATCTGGTCTTCATCGTTATAATGCTCTACACGACCTGCCAGGGCAAACTTTTCGCTTAACCGGTAGCGCGCCAGCACCATGCCGGCGTACCAGCTGCCTTGCTCCCTGCTATCCCAAAGCTCCTGGCGACCATAGTCCACGCTGCCGGCTAAGTTAAACCTGTCGGAGAAAGTATAAGCCGCATAGAAATTATGGAAGTAGCGGCGCTTGCTATCCGTTTCATCCGGCGCTTCGTTGCCGTAGTAGTTGTTGTAGCTCAGCGTGAGCTGGTCTGTAGGCGTATAGCTAATGCCGAAGCCCAGTGATTTGGCGTCGTTTGTCTCCTGTATGTTCTGCCAGCCGTTCAGCACCAGGAACTTCATCGTCACCTTGTCCGACACCTCCGCCGTTAGTTGGGCACCCGTTTCAAAGTAAGGTGAGTTTTCGGCCATGAGGGCACGCGTGTAGATTTCGTTGTTGAGGGAGAAAGTGCTTTCATAGCCAATATGCGAGGGCAGAATACCCATATCCAGCCACACGCCTTCGGCCAGCTTTACCCCGGCGTTTGCCTGCGCGATGAGCTGCGTCAATTCATTTGGCTCGGCAGCATAGTTGGCCTGCACATAAGTACCCGTGTGCAGCGCCAGCGTGGCCCGCACTTTATCGGTGGCATAATCTGCCTGCAGAAAACCCCAGTTCAGGTTAAACTCGTTGTGGCGGAAAGCCTGGGTGGTATAGAGTCGGTCTTTGTCTACAGGTTTCGAGAAATCATAGGCATAGTATACATCCACGCCGCCGCTCAATTTAAACGGCTTTTCCGCTTCTTCCATACCTAACGAGTCGGCTGTTTGCGCACTTGCGGCAAAGGTTACCAATAAGTACAGCGCTAAAAGTATGGCGAATAAGTATTTCATCTGTGTAAATGTTCTTGTTGATGCCGCAGCCTGCGTAGCCGCGGCTTTTGTGTATGTTTTAGTTGATGAGTACCAAACCCAAGTATAGTTGAAACATGTAGTCGCTGGTGCGAGCTTGCAGCTCGTACCTTGCCCAACCCTCACTTTTACTGCTGCCAGTTTAAACGTACTGACAAAGAGTAAGATCAATTTGTATCTGGCACAATTTAATCCATGCTTTGCGCTAAAGCTGTACTTGCTGAATGTGTGATGTGGGCGTGAAGGTACGAGCAACAAGCTCGCACCAGCGGCAGAGTACATCTGCAGCGGGCAGTAATCAAGCTACCGCTGCGCGTTCAGCTGATCCAGCGCCACATTCAGCTTCAGCACGTTTACTTTCTCCGGGCCAAGTATACCCAGCAGCGGAGCCTCTACCTGCTCCTGCACCAGCGCCCGCACCTGCTCCACGGGCAGGTGGCGTACGCGGGCAATGCGTTCTATCTGCACCAGCGCCCCCTGCGGCGATAAATGCGGGTCCAGGCCGCTACCCGAGGCTGTTACCAGCTCTGCCGGCACCTCCTTGCGCTTTACCGTTGGGTTCTGCTCCAAGAAGGTATCAATGCGCTCCTGTACCTCTGCCAGGTACTCCGGGTTAGAAGGGCCCTTGTTTGAGCCGCCGGAGCCGCCGCCGTTGTACGCCACCGCCGATGGGCGGCTGTAAAAGTAGCGATCTTCGGTGAAGGACTGGCCTACATTTTCGTAACCAACCACACGGCCGTTCACCGTTACTTGCTTTCCCGCTCCCCCGTTTGGAGCAGCCATCCTGGCAATGGCCCAGATCGAAAGCGGATACAGGAGCACAAAAAAGCCGATGCACCATACGGTCAGGATCAGGCTCTGCTTCATGATGTTTCCTGTGCCCTTGGGCTGAGAACTGGCCCCTCGGTTAGCTCTCTCCTGCACTGGCTTCTCTTTTATATTAGTTTCCATTTCGGATAAATTCAGATGTTTATACTTCTACTTTGTAAAGGAGCCGGGCGTAAGGCTTTGGCTCCTTCTTATACTTTTATACCTATGCAATTACAGCCTGACTAGCCCAGTCCAAACATGACCAGCAGCATATCAATCGCCTTGATACCGACGAACGGCACGATCACCCCACCCACTCCGTAAACGAGCAGGTTGCGGCGCAGCAGAGCACTTGCCCCAATCGGTTTATAAGCCACCCCGCGCAATGCCAACGGAATCAGGACCGGGATAATAATAGCATTGAAGATTACCGCCGAAAGTATGGCCGATTGCGGACTAGCCAGGTTCATGATGTTGAGCCCCTGCAAGGCAGGTATAAAAGCGATGAACAGGGCCGGCACGATAGCGAAGTACTTGGCTACGTCGTTGGCGATGGAGAAGGTGGTGAGCGTGCCGCGGGTGATGAGCAGCTGCTTCCCAATCTCCACCACCTCGATCAGCTTGGTTGGGTCGTTGTCGAGGTCCACCATGTTGCCAGCTTCTTTGGCTGCCTGTGTACCGGAGTTCATGGCCACGCCCACATCGGCCTGTGCCAGTGCAGGAGCATCGTTTGTACCGTCGCCCATCATAGCTACCAGCTTGCCGCTGGCCTGTTCTTTCCGGATGTAGTTGAGTTTGTCTTCCGGTGTGGCCTCTGCAATAAAGTCATCTACCCCGGCTTTTTCGGCAATAAACTTCGCTGTTAAAGGGTTGTCGCCGGTTACCATCACGGTTTTTACGCCCATCTTGCGCAGGCGCTCAAAGCGCTCCTGTATGCCCGGCTTAATGATGTCCTCCAGCTGAATCACCCCCTGCACTTCCTCGTTTGCTGCCACCACCAAAGGGGTGCCTCCGTTAGCGGCAATCTTTTCAATCGTTTCCGTTACGTTTGGATGTAAGAGGTTGCCGGCGTTCTCTGACATTTTACGAATGGCATCGTAAGCTCCTTTGCGGATGCGTGTGCCGTTTGCCAGGTTAATACCGCTGGAGCGGGTCTCGGCCGTGAATTTGATAAACTCCACCTGGCGCATGTCCGGCTGCGGCACACCTACATTCAGCTCCTGCGCCAGCTCCACGATAGACTTACCCTCAGGTGTTTCATCTGCCAGCGAGCTAAGCACCGCCTGCCGGATAAAAGCATCTCTATCTACACCCGGTGCCGGGTGAAACTTAGTGGCTCTGCGGTTACCGATGGTAATAGTGCCTGTTTTATCCAGCAGCAGCACGTCAATGTCACCAGCAGTTTCCACGGCCTTGCCTGATTTGGTAATTACGTTGGCGCGAAGTGCCCTGTCCATCCCCGCTATACCGATGGCCGAAAGCAGCCCCCCGATCGTAGTCGGGATCAGGCACACAAACAATGCTATCAGGGCGGCAATCGTAAGCGGTGCGTTGGCATAGTCCGCAAAGGGCTTCAGCGTGACGCAAACCAGCAGGAAAGTCATGGTAAAACCTGCCAGCAGGATCGTCAGGACAATTTCGTTGGGCGTTTTCTGGCGGCTGGCTCCCTCCACAAGGGCAATCATCTTATCCAGGAAAGACTCGCCCGGCGCAGTCGTTACCAGTACTTTTATCTGATCTGACAGCACCTTGGTACCGCCTGTTACCGAAGACCGGTCACCGCCTGCCTCCCGTATCACCGGAGCAGACTCACCTGTAATAGCAGACTCATCAATGGAGGCCAGGCCGTCTATAATCTCCCCGTCCGTTGGGATTAGCTCCCCGGCCGATACCACGAACACATCGCCTTTTTTGAGCTGGGAAGAGCTGACTTGGGTTACGTTTCCTTTGGCGTCCACCACATTGGCAGGCGTTTCCTCACGTGTCTTGCGCAGCGAGTCCGCCTGTGCCTTGCCGCGAGCCTCGGCAATGGCCTCTGCGAAATTGGCGAAGAGCAAGGTTATGAGCAGAATCAGGAAGATGGTGATGTTATAGCCCAGGCTTCCCTGCGAGGTATCACCTGAGATGAGCAGGTACAAGGTGACCAGCAGCATCACAAAGGTGCCCAGCTCCACCGTGAACATCACGGGATTTTTAATCATTTGCCTTGGATTGAGTTTCACGAAGGACTCCGCCAGTGCCTGTTTTACCAGCGGCCCTTCAAACAATCCGGTTTCTTTATTTTTAGCTGTCATTTCTTTTGTATTTAAGGCGCAGACACAAGAGGCGTTGCCACAAACTGGCAGACGGGGTGCTCCAATGCGTTACCGGGCTTACCCGCTTCGCTTCTTGCTGCGCCGTTTATATCTTTTAGTAGATGGTGAAGTATTCTGCAATAGGGCCCAATACCAGCGACGGGAAGAAAGCCAGTGCAGCCACAATCCAGATCACGAAAAACACCATCAGGCCAAAGGTGCCCGTATCGGTTTTCAGCGTACCGGCAGACTCCGGGATATAGCGTTTGCTGGCCATGATGCCAGCTATGGCCACTGGCCCTATAATGGG includes:
- a CDS encoding universal stress protein; translated protein: MNSKEEEDNSKSADRFLRLLQESKKGRFKLYIGLAAGVGKTYRMLQEARELQAHGVDVLIGYVETHGRAGTEAQLEGLPVMKRKSIFYKGRMLEELDLQAVLQRRPEVVIVDELAHTNVPGSVNEKRWQDVEQLIQAGISVISAVNIQHIESLNYQIEKITGVEVSERVPDKVVKAADDIVNIDLTIEELLDRLKEGKIYDKVKVEAALKNFFQKENLLQLRELALREVSNHLMQRIDLEVAMASRKNLDKLVACINTNEKAAKEIIRKASRMADRFRAKWYVVYVQTEQENTDTVGLAKQRHLINNLQLATQLGGQIIRLKGRHVAQEILQVAQDKQATLLICGVTGRKSFSDWFKISQTRRIIRAVSDAGIDLDIFLVSV
- a CDS encoding porin, with the translated sequence MKYLFAILLALYLLVTFAASAQTADSLGMEEAEKPFKLSGGVDVYYAYDFSKPVDKDRLYTTQAFRHNEFNLNWGFLQADYATDKVRATLALHTGTYVQANYAAEPNELTQLIAQANAGVKLAEGVWLDMGILPSHIGYESTFSLNNEIYTRALMAENSPYFETGAQLTAEVSDKVTMKFLVLNGWQNIQETNDAKSLGFGISYTPTDQLTLSYNNYYGNEAPDETDSKRRYFHNFYAAYTFSDRFNLAGSVDYGRQELWDSREQGSWYAGMVLARYRLSEKFALAGRVEHYNDEDQIIISTQSPNGFQTSSASLNFDYAPAPNFLWRVEARGYDSKDRIFAGDEGIKDNNLLLVTSFALKF
- a CDS encoding K(+)-transporting ATPase subunit C, whose protein sequence is MKQSLILTVWCIGFFVLLYPLSIWAIARMAAPNGGAGKQVTVNGRVVGYENVGQSFTEDRYFYSRPSAVAYNGGGSGGSNKGPSNPEYLAEVQERIDTFLEQNPTVKRKEVPAELVTASGSGLDPHLSPQGALVQIERIARVRHLPVEQVRALVQEQVEAPLLGILGPEKVNVLKLNVALDQLNAQR
- the kdpB gene encoding potassium-transporting ATPase subunit KdpB, translated to MTAKNKETGLFEGPLVKQALAESFVKLNPRQMIKNPVMFTVELGTFVMLLVTLYLLISGDTSQGSLGYNITIFLILLITLLFANFAEAIAEARGKAQADSLRKTREETPANVVDAKGNVTQVSSSQLKKGDVFVVSAGELIPTDGEIIDGLASIDESAITGESAPVIREAGGDRSSVTGGTKVLSDQIKVLVTTAPGESFLDKMIALVEGASRQKTPNEIVLTILLAGFTMTFLLVCVTLKPFADYANAPLTIAALIALFVCLIPTTIGGLLSAIGIAGMDRALRANVITKSGKAVETAGDIDVLLLDKTGTITIGNRRATKFHPAPGVDRDAFIRQAVLSSLADETPEGKSIVELAQELNVGVPQPDMRQVEFIKFTAETRSSGINLANGTRIRKGAYDAIRKMSENAGNLLHPNVTETIEKIAANGGTPLVVAANEEVQGVIQLEDIIKPGIQERFERLRKMGVKTVMVTGDNPLTAKFIAEKAGVDDFIAEATPEDKLNYIRKEQASGKLVAMMGDGTNDAPALAQADVGVAMNSGTQAAKEAGNMVDLDNDPTKLIEVVEIGKQLLITRGTLTTFSIANDVAKYFAIVPALFIAFIPALQGLNIMNLASPQSAILSAVIFNAIIIPVLIPLALRGVAYKPIGASALLRRNLLVYGVGGVIVPFVGIKAIDMLLVMFGLG